Genomic DNA from Microbacterium sp. NC79:
TGTGCACGACCGCCTGTGCCGATGGTAGCGAAATAGGGGCGTGTCGAGGCGTTTTGCGATTTTCATCGTGCAGAACAGGACTGGTTCGTGCAGAGCAAGGCTCGCTCGGACGGAACCAGTGGCCGGAACCATGGGGGCAGAATTATGGGTACGGAATCGGGTGGGCGCTCGTGGGGCGAGCCTTGACCTAGGCGATGGCGTCGATGATGGGGCGGAACTTTACTCGGGTCTCGAGCATTTCCTTCTCGGGGTCGCTACCCGCGACGATGCCGGCGCCAGCGTGGGCGGTGACGCTGATGTGGTCGGCGGTGGTCTCGAACTGGGCGCAGCGCAGGGCGATGGCCCACTCGCCGTCGCCTGTCGCGTCGATCCACCCGACCGGGCCAGCGTAGCGGCGGCGATCGAACGGTTCGATCTCACGAATGACGTCGAGCGCAACCGCCGTTGGCGTGCCAGCCACCGCGGCGGTCGGGTGTAGAGCAGCGACGAGGTCGAGGCTCGACTCGCGCTCACCGAGCGTTGCTTCGATGTCGGTCGCCAGATGCCACACGTTCGGAAGCTTCAACATGAACGGATGCTCGCTCGCGGCCAACGCGGTGGTGTGCGTGGCGAGCGCGGCCGTCACGCTTGCGACGGCGTAACGGTGTTCGTCCTGGTCCTTTTGCGATGTCGCCAGCGCCGTCGCAGCGGCGGTATCGGCATCCGCATCAGCGCCGCGTGAAGCTGTACCCGCGAGCACGCGCGCGGTGAGCGTGCCGTTGGACACGGTGACGAGCGTCTCGGGCGACGCGCCGATTAGGCCATCGACAGCGAAGTTCCAGCAGTCCGGATACCCCGCCTGCAGCGCCCGCGAGAGGCGACGTAAATCTGCGTCGGCAGGAATGGTTCCGACGATGTCGCGCGCCAGCACCACCTTGCCAACGGTTCCGGCGGCGATCGCCGCCAGTCCCTCGCGAACGGCCTGCTGGTAGCCGTCGGGCGTCAACATGCCCGGCCCGAGTGTGGCCGGCCAGTAGTTGCCAAACGCGGTCTCAACGGGCGCGAACGACTCAGCGCCGTCAGGCGTAATCGTGGTCACCCACGCCGCGTCGCCACGCTGGCCGACGATCACACGCGGCACAATCAGCGTGCTCGTCGCCGCGGACTCATCGTCAAACGCGATCGCCCCGAAGGCCACAAGGCCCGAGCCCGCGACACCAACAGCGTCGTCAATGGTGGCGCCAGAAACATAGTCGCGCCACTGCTGGGCGAGATCGCGCGTGCGAGTGGCGCCCGAAGCGGTCAGCGTTGCGGCAACGCCGAATCCGACAAAACCATCGCCGCGCCGCCACCACGCGAGGGGGGTGTCGGGGGAGGTAAACGTGAGAAGCTCATCAACCCGTTCCGTTGGCCGAGAAACGACGCGCACGAGGGGAGGCGGAACCACAGAAGTCACCCATCTAGCCTACCGTTTGGCAGCCACCGGAGCTGGGCAGGTGTGGCCCTGTCTCGCCACGCACGCTTAGCGCGGGGGGCGGCGCCACGCCCGCTAAACGTTGGGCGCTACCGCCACGACGCGATGAGCTCGGTGAGCTCCACGACAAAGTCGGGGGCGTCTTGGCCGCACCGGTACGTCGACAGCGTGTCTGTGGTTCTGTCTGACCACACCCACGACAGATCCGTCGTCGTGCCACCCGTGCAGCCGTCGCTCCGGTCGTCGGTGC
This window encodes:
- a CDS encoding isochorismate synthase, whose amino-acid sequence is MTSVVPPPLVRVVSRPTERVDELLTFTSPDTPLAWWRRGDGFVGFGVAATLTASGATRTRDLAQQWRDYVSGATIDDAVGVAGSGLVAFGAIAFDDESAATSTLIVPRVIVGQRGDAAWVTTITPDGAESFAPVETAFGNYWPATLGPGMLTPDGYQQAVREGLAAIAAGTVGKVVLARDIVGTIPADADLRRLSRALQAGYPDCWNFAVDGLIGASPETLVTVSNGTLTARVLAGTASRGADADADTAAATALATSQKDQDEHRYAVASVTAALATHTTALAASEHPFMLKLPNVWHLATDIEATLGERESSLDLVAALHPTAAVAGTPTAVALDVIREIEPFDRRRYAGPVGWIDATGDGEWAIALRCAQFETTADHISVTAHAGAGIVAGSDPEKEMLETRVKFRPIIDAIA